The Calonectris borealis chromosome 13, bCalBor7.hap1.2, whole genome shotgun sequence genome contains a region encoding:
- the GJB1 gene encoding gap junction beta-1 protein, whose product MNWAGLYTVLSGVNRHSTSIGRIWLSVIFIFRIMVLVVAAESVWGDEKSAFTCNTQQPGCNSVCYDHFFPISHIRLWALQLILVTTPALLVAMHVAYQQHQEKKLLVLTGHADPKHMEEVKKHKMRISGSLWWTYVCSVVFRLLFEAVFMYIFYMLYPGYQMVRLVKCEAYPCPNTVDCFISRPTEKTIFTVFMLVTSSICIILNMAELVYLVVRACARRGQHNSNPPSGKGSFYGHKLSSEYKQNEINQLLTEQDGSLKDMLRRNPGLQEKGDRCSAC is encoded by the coding sequence ATGAACTGGGCCGGCCTCTACACGGTGCTGAGTGGGGTGAACCGCCACTCCACCTCCATCGGGCGCATCTGGCTCTCTGTCATTTTCATCTTCCGGATaatggtgctggtggtggcagctgAGAGCGTTTGGGGGGATGAGAAATCTGCCTTCACCTGCAACACCCAGCAGCCCGGCTGCAACAGTGTCTGCTATGACCActtcttccccatctcccacATCCGTCTGTGGGCGCTGCAGCTCATCCTCGTCACCACACCAGCCCTCCTTGTGGCCATGCACGTGGCCTAccagcagcaccaggagaagAAGCTTCTGGTGCTGACGGGGCACGCAGACCCCAAGCACATGGAGGAGGTGAAGAAGCACAAGATGCGCATATCGGGTTCTCTGTGGTGGACGTACGTCTGCAGCGTGGTCTTCAGGCTGCTCTTCGAGGCTGTGTTCATGTACATCTTCTACATGCTCTACCCGGGTTACCAGATGGTGCGGCTGGTCAAGTGTGAGGCTTACCCCTGCCCCAACACTGTTGACTGCTTCATCTCCCGGCCCACCGAGAAGACCATCTTCACTGTCTTCATGCTGGTCACCTCCAGCATCTGCATCATCCTCAACATGGCGGAGCTGGTCTACCTGGTGGTACGAGCTTGTGCCCGCCGAGGCCAGCACAACTCCAACCCCCCGTCAGGAAAGGGCTCCTTCTACGGGCACAAGCTCTCCTCCGAGTACAAGCAGAATGAGATCAACCAGCTGCTGACGGAGCAAGACGGCTCCCTCAAGGACATGCTGCGCCGCAACCCCGGGCTGCAGGAGAAGGGTGACCGCTGCTCTGCCTGCTAG
- the LOC142087677 gene encoding gap junction alpha-3 protein-like: MGDWSLLGRLLESAQEHSTVVGKVWLTVLFVFRILVLGAAAERVWGDELSGFSCDTQQPGCQNACYDSTFPISHLRFWVLQIIFVSTPSLVYLGHILHLVHLEEKAQQQAAARAGSGAKRQRPRQPRLPVGDMRGQVCMRGAILRTYICNVVFKALLEVGFIVGQYALYGFQLKPLYTCSRWPCPNTVNCYISRPTEKTIFILFMLGVACVSLLLNLVEIYHLGLTKCRQGPSPKSHTLPSPGGPAGPRSTRITLPGSGSPVPAGKSPRDLGPLGKAGAWLGVASGSHGKARAADLAV, encoded by the coding sequence ATGGGGGACTGGAGCCTGCTGGGGCGGCTGCTGGAGAGCGCCCAGGAGCACTCCACAGTGGTGGGGAAGGTCTGGCTCACCGTCCTCTTTGTCTTCCGCATCCTGGTGCTGGGGGCGGCCGCTGAGCGGGTCTGGGGCGACGAGCTGTCTGGCTTCTCCTGCGACACACAGCAGCCCGGCTGCCAGAACGCCTGCTACGACAGCACCTTCCCCATCTCCCACCTCCGCTTCTGGGTCCTGCAGATCATCTTCGTCTCTACCCCCAGCCTCGTGTACCTGGGCCACATCCTGCACCTGGTGCATCTGGAGGAGAAGGCGCAGCAGCAAGCGGCAGCtcgggctggcagtggggccaaGCGGCAGCGCCccaggcagccccggctccctgTGGGGGACATGCGGGGACAGGTCTGCATGCGGGGGGCCATCCTGAGGACGTACATCTGCAACGTCGTCTTCAAGGCTCTCTTGGAAGTGGGCTTCATTGTGGGCCAGTACGCCTTGTACGGGTTCCAGCTGAAGCCCCTCTACACCTGCAGCCGCTGGCCCTGCCCCAACACTGTCAACTGCTACATCTCCCGGCCCACCGAGAAGACCATCTTCATCCTCTTCATGCTGGGGGTGGCCTGCGTGTCCCTGCTGCTCAACCTGGTGGAGATCTACCACCTGGGTCTCACCAAGTGTCGGCAGGGGCCAAGCCCCAAGTCCCACACCCTGCCCAGTCCTGGTGGCCCTGCGGGACCCCGCAGCACCCGCATCACCCTGCCCGGCAGTGGCAGCCCCGTGCCTGCTGGCAAATCCCCCCGTGACTTGGGACCCCTGGGGAAGGCAGGTGCATGGCTGGGGGTGGCCAGTGGGTCCCATGGGAAGGCGCGAGCAGCAGACCTGGCAGTGTGA